TGTGGAGTCTGTGCTGTAAAGCGCTGACTGTGGtctcttctctttcttcttcaCTCTTTCACTATCTCACTCCTTTAAAAACCACTGTAGACATGATGTTACCACCAGTGTGAAGTTTACATCAAGCATAAAGTTTATTCAGATCTGTGACTGGAACACTAATGGTCAGTTTGCTCTTTTACATTTAGTACTTGACAGGACAGGTTCTGTTATGATAATCTTATCCACTTGTGCCAAAATGATTTCATATTGTCATTTTTGTGTTTGGGAATATGACCCAGATTATGTGCAAAGTCTAAAAGGGAACATTTCCACTCTGTGAGCAGATATCTGGGAAAGAGATGGATAGTaatgaaaatcattcactgaCTGACCTcttgctctgtttgtttgctaTATTTTAACTGGCTGTGTGAAACATTAACTAATTTGAAGATAGACAGAAAGTATTTGCTGTAAATATCTGTGTCCCTAATGGCAAATCCTGTTGCATTGTGGTATTGTCCGTTGATTTATTGGGGACTGTATCAAAACTGTGCATGTGTGCTTGTGCAATACTCTAGCAGATTCTGAGCTTGTGCTTTATGTTTTTTTAGTACTGTCAGATCTGGTGAACTTTAAATTATGAGTGAACATAAAGCTCACCCTGTGtcccaatgtgcatactatcCATCCTATCTGCcctaaataatattgaaaattaCTAATATCACATAGACTTTATGATGGATAGTTTGCACATTGGGACAAGGGTCAGAGATTGAGACAAAACTCAGGGTCACAGGTGATATTCAACCTGATGATGATGAGAGACACACTGGAGCTCAAACATTTCCTTATAGACCTCCATTCTTTACATCAAAAATACATGTTGTGGACCCCAGAATATTATCCATGGTATCTAGTGACACTTAGTGGTCGATGGAATTATAAACATTGACTTTGtctaggttttatttttattttttgtacattcaATGCCCAGCTTTTTAAGTTTGGCCATTAGTTAAGAAGTAAACGATTTTAAAACGAATTTGATAagtatgaatgagtttaatttattCTAATTGTTTAGCCTTTTGTACCGCTTTGAGAATTATTTTTCGTAATCTGTTGCAATAAAAAGATTCAGATGTTAAAGGGTTTATACGAACTCTAAAAGCTGTTAATTATTACGTGATTAGtgtgttttatatgcatttaCTCCTTGTACTTTTTCACTCTCTTTTAACTGTTATCTTGTTACCGTCGTGTCAGTCTCTGCTTaccattaaattaaaagtatCTGATTTACATGCAGTTTGACGATTTTTATGCAGTTGTATTGTTAAGAGAATCTATTCTTAAATCTACATTGAATGCATACTCCTTTATTTGAGATGGATAATTATTTTTGGTAACTAATAATGTAACTGTTTCCTGTGAGGATACAAACAGATTGTCCTCTAGGAGGCGCTTACACGTCGCTTTTATCCCTCACTGGAGACTTTTATTGACTAACGTGTTATCTGTAATCAACACGTCCAATCTTTAATATAATTCAAAGGATTTACAgtgaatatattaaatgaaatcatTCACAGCAATTtctataaagttatttttaaatcctCATTCTAAAATCACAAACGACTGTTATTGGCCGTTTATGACCAGCGATGAGAAATGTAACAGACGAGGCGTGACAAGACGCTATTTCAGCGGTTTCATGACTGAATAATgaccatgaaaaaaatataataaagctcTCTGCCAGTGTCTCCCCCAAATAAGTGGTAATTTAAGCCACATTATGCGCAtgcgtattaatatgaaacttgATTCGGTGTGactgaaccatagacagtaaaagaactgAACTTTGGCTCGTTCGGTTTCGTGACGCCATTGGCTGGAAGCGACAGTCTCGCGCTGCTCGACCCGCCTCCGTGTTAAGAACCGTTTCCTCCATCGCTTGGATTCCACAACAGCAGGGTTTTATTTATCGCATCATATCTCTAAACTATAAACGTAGTTCGTGGAGCTGTCGAGGGATTTCCTTAGTCCAAACCGGTACGTAAATACAGTTTATGATCAATTATGCAGGGTTTTCAGCTGTGAAAGCCAAGTGAAAGTGATGTGGACAGAAGTGTGAAGCTGCTGTATGACACATTCATATTCTTCCTGGCTGATGATACATAGTAGCTTAGCATCACTTTGTGTGCTGCCGCTGGCTGTGAAATGCATCTCATCTGTCATTTCATTGCTGATGCATATGTAACTCAAGaataattgtaaaacattttcCGTACAAGaaagttattaattaattcaCTATAAATACCTTTCCCAGGCCACGCATTCTCAGTGTGCACGTTCATTCTTGTACTTATGTTCGTATACACTTGAGTTCAATTTAAGCTTTCCTTGTTTTATTAAATCCCGCAACTGTTAAATGAACTGCTTCCTCAGCCTACATTTGTATAGTTTGCACAGTGTTTGCATATAGTGTTTAATTTCAGAATCACTGAGAACTGCAGGTTGTGGCTTGCAAAACAAACAGattgtatattttattgagaTTTGTACTATGTTTGAAATGATTTAACAGTGTTCCCAGTGTTAAATCAGAGGAAATGTATAATGTAGACACTGCCTTCTTTAGGCATTTGTTTGATGACCAGGTTGCCATCTTAACTGTCTATCAAGCCTATATAACCTTCTATAGCATTTGAACTGTTTGAATTGATCTAGTGTCACTGTAGCCCAAGGATCAGTATCGGAACAACTTGGCTGACTTTTATGTCCACAAATAACCGAATTCAGACATGTAGCCCTGCAAACTGTCAGCAGTTATGAGAACCCTGTCAGCAAGTgtcatattaaaattaaaaggaaCTGCGTGAGGGTTCAGTGGTGAAGACACGTGATTGTCTTTGTTTGCAGGCAGGCTATGATTTAAATGTCCCCCACGTGATCACCTCTAGTGACATGCCATTTTCTGTCGGTTGCCATGGACACCAGTCGAATCAGCCAATCAAAAAACAGATACAGTCTAGTATTCCACAGAGAAATAGTACAAGAAACTGCTTTGTTTGCACGCTGTTGCATTTATCAGCATTCATCTGACACATAATCCTAAAAAGTCTAGATATATTTTGCCACTgcacagttttattatatttaattactaaataatttttcataacatttaattaatttatcatgtagcttttaactaatttatttattttttacttttaatttaagatttttcatAGATAAAATCTGTTCGTAGTAGTAGTACTCTTTTAGTTAGAGATGGACAAGTAGCATTCATGAATTTCAGGCAAGCCTGAACATGTAGCCTTAATGAGATTGCTTATGCAGATCTGAAAGTAACTCTATTTGAGTAAACAAGCCATCTCATGTTAGACCACACTTATCACAGAGCTTATTCAAGTGGTGTTTAATACACAGTGTATTTATGTTTTAGCTGTCACTCAGGCCAAATGAGGAACCACAGAATTTGGATGTGTTGCAATGGCTCTCGGAGTTGACAAGGCATTATCAGAAACCTCCTCACAAATGGAGAACACGAGCCATGGGAGGTGGAAGACCAGGATCCCGGAGGTGATTCACAGCAGGCAAACTAGACCCCTCGGTCACAGAGCTGTTGAGAGGACAAGGCATACAAATGTCCAGGAGGCCAGGGACTCATACAAAGAGAGGAGTGGCAGCAAAAAGACGGTCACTATGGCACCTGTTTCCAGGTATATGCCAGACAAAAGCCTCTATATCATGAGAAAACCACTGATCTCAACACAATGGCAGGTGCCCATCCTGAAGAACTCATCTACACATGAAGACTCGGAGAGGGTAAGAATCTAATGAAACAAGTCTTAGTGAGCTGTAGAGGATTTTTTACTGAATTTCCAAATTTGTACAGAATTTAGCATCTAAGATGGTTGCCAAATAAAACCTTCCAGTTTTGAATCAGATTCGTTTAGTCAGTTAATCATTCAGAGCTGTTACTGGGTCACAACTGACTCCCTAACTGAACCTGGAGTTTGGTTATGTCTGATGCTAAATTAATTCAAAGATTCTCTAGCCTAGTCATCAAAAATCCTGAAATAAAAATCacgttttctaaaaaaaaaaaaaaaaactagtaagcAACAgtcttttcaacactgataattataagaaatgtttttttgagcaccaaatcccaaacttttgaaatggtAGTCTGTGTTTAATTACAGGATCCAGTGGCTCCCTGGTCATGGGTTAGGCTGTATCCCAGGATTTCCTCTTAACCATTtccttgttttgtctttttttccctcaGATCAGTTACAAAGCAGATTCCCCTAAAGAAAAGGATAAACGTCTGTCAAAACAGTCATTTAGACGTATCCCAGAAGATACTCCATTTTATAAATCTACCCCACCATTATCCAGAGAAGACCTGGATACCTCCATGAGCTTATCAGACCTCAGACTGTGGTCATGTGATGAGGATCCTATTTTTAACACTTCAGCTGCCAAACGCAGTCTGTCCAGTCCCCCCTCAGCTTCTTTGAGCCTCACAGCACCCTCAGTGCCTAAGTGGACATCCACTCCTAGAAGCACTTCTTATCCGTCCAAGTCTCATTACACAAGAAAGGTAGAAACAAGACCAGCTGAGATGATGGACAGAGGAAGAGATTCTCTTCTTAACCCAGGATCTTACAGTAAGAACTGTCAACATGGGTTCAAACACATGTCACCTTATCAGGCCAACTACTGGGCCTGTGCCATCCCCAACTCGATGCCACCCTCTCCGAACCGTAAATCCCCCAGTTGGGATCCTGAAAAGGAGTACCAGGAGCTCCTGGACTACACGTACCCTCTGAGACCCACCATGGCTGGTACATTGGGTTCATTAGAGGTGGATCTTCTCTTGCGAACTGATCCGTTGTTGCAAGACTCGGGCATTGAGTTGGACCACTCTTCCACTCTGTCTTGTTTAGACCTGTCCTATACAGGGACTCGACAGGAACAGTGTAGCCCAGGAACAGCGCAAAGGTCAACTAAGTTTTGTGCTCTTAACAAGTCACATTCGAAGTCCTTAGATGGCATCATGTCCAGTAGCCTGTACTCTTCACTAGACCAAGCTGGCTTGTCAGAGAGTCTGGACGGTGACAGGAAGCCAGGGGGCCATTATCGTAAATTTGGCATCTTCTCGACATTCAGACCTGTACCCACTTTCATTAGATCAACTCACATCCTTCCTCGTCATGATTCGCTGGACGAGTTGGACATAGAGTTTCTTCGCCTACCAGAAAGGCTACAAGAACTTCAGGTGCTTTCACAGCAGCTAAGGGACATTAGTGACCAGATGAGTCAACCAGTCATCACCAGCTGGGAATCCCTGGAGAGCGAGATCACCTCAGTCCGATCACCAACGGCTCAAGTGGGAAAGCAGGAACCACTGGTGGAAGAAAGGGGTGTTGAAGCAAAAGCGGGATCAGTTTCTGAAATTCCTCTCACACATGAGGATCATTTAGAGAAAGCAAAGGAGCCTGGTTCCACAATCCAGATGATTAGCCAAGACGTGACTAGGAGGAACCTGAGGGAGGTGGAAGCTGTTATGGATCAACTGAGCGGACTGTCAATGTCAGAGCTTCAGAGGACAATACAAACAGACCAGAATGAAAATGAGACCAAGGAGTCACTAATGCAGCACATACAAGTGAGTAGATGCTTCTGTTCTGATCGTGAAATCCTGAAATGGCTGAGAATTAATGAGAAATGTTGTATCTTTTTATAATAGGCATTTTGCTCGAACCTAAAAAAGCTGATTCAGTGGCTGCACAAGGTGGTAGAGAAAGTAGAAGTTCTTTCTCCTCCCATGGTTGACTTGGAGAGCGTCAAAGCCTCCTTGGCTGATTACAAGGTTTGTAAATTACACCACCATTTAAATGAAGTTTTGGGTCGGTAAgagcattattattaaaatgattgaaaGAAAGTAATATGTTCGTTCATTAAGGATGTGTTAAATGTATCAAAAAAGTCACCAGgtgctacaaatatatatatatttaaataaattctgttcttctgaactttcaatTCACCAAGTAtccttaaaaaatctaaaaaagtttCCGAAAATAAgctctgttttcaatattgataataaaataaaataaaatttgaacagcaaaccatcatattagaatgatttccgaggGATCAGGTGatactgaagacaggagtaatgactgtcaaaaattcagctttgacgtTAAAATAGTAAACGGTTAATTCTAAGTCTAAtactatttcacagtattactgttttactggataaataatgcagctttggtgagcataagatatgtttttttgtctttcaaaaacattcaaatacaaaTCTTATTGACCCTAATGTAACAATAGGAAGTGTACAAATTTGATTACAaaagaagttcattcaaaaagtacataactgtaacacatgaTATTTTCAGAGTTTTCAGGAAGATGTTCAGGCTCATAAGCCCCTCACAGCAGATGTTCTGCAGACCGGAGAGATGCTTTTGCATTGCATGAATTCAGCCTCTCCATGTGAGTCTCCCTACCTTTATCTAATTATAATggaaaaggaaaatataatttttcaaaaagcTCTCTACCATTCTGCTGCTGTACTGAACCTTGAATTGGCATGTCTACTTTGGATTTTCTTACTGAACACTCAGTAGTGGCTCTAAAGCTATGAAGTGgtgaaatttaaatgttaaattagaaTAAACATTAGATCTTTTTATCTTCCGAAGCACTGTAATGCACTCTTTGTTTCTTGATCAGTTGATACACTTCTCCTAGTTTACTGCTTCTCAGTTTTGGACATGTTGTGCAGTGTAACCCAATACTCCGTTACATCAGACCGAAAGAGGAAACGCTCTGCTTGGCGAATGCGGCCATGCATGCTTAACTTAGAGAGCCCTGCTGTTGCCTAGCTAGCATACTTCATTTCAGGATTCACATCAAGCATTGTTTTTGTCAACACATTAGTCTCTAGCTGTCCTCGTACTGCtgctaatatttttttccttgaTTCCCTCAGTTCTGAAAGACACACTGGTGCTGATAGAGAGGCAGTCTCACACACTGGAAACTCATTCAGAGTATCTTTTCTCCTCTATTCTGTCAGCCATGGACTGCCTCACTGACCCCAGATCTGAGGAAGCATCAGGTAAATGATCAACTATTATTCTAGTGTCCTCTGGTGTCATCATATGGTTATAGCTCTCGAAATGGATGACTGAATTgtaattattgtaatataaagTTCACTATTCACATGTAACTTCAATGCGTCACTTTGACTGTAGCctctttttgattattaaaaataaaaaatctgcatCATCAAATAGTTTCTCACTCTTCTCCACAGAAGCAGTTCCTGAGAATTATTAGGATTCTGGGAAGGCTCACTGTCTTGACTGAGACTTCCTTTTTGGTGTTTCCACATCAAGGATCTGAAACGCTTCTTACTTGACTCATTTGTCACCATTATCTTTGTTTTACACTCTTAACACGTTTACTGTATTCAGAAGTGGTGTTATGTGCTGTTGTCACAAGCTTGAGTTATCTGTCACAACATATGTGATGAATTGTTCACTTCGTATTTTTACACACCAGCTtatgatattcttttttttttttttttactcagaaatgtCCTGTGATGGCTCTACTTAGTAATAATGTTTGAGAGGTGTTAAGAGGTGCACAGACATAGTGCCAATTGTGATTGTGATCTCAGGGTTATTACCCTATTAAGTTTTAATGGAGAGCAGTCCAGTCTCCATTTGCATCCATGCAGCTTTAGTTTCCTTTCTGATTAACCTGTGCTTCACAaagatatactgtattttttgactGATAATTAGTGTGATCTTTTTGATTGTGTTACAgcaacagttcacccaaacatttaaatctcataatttactctccctcatgtcattcttCCGCCgcatataaaaagtaataataataaaaaaaaatatattttgagaaatgtctgttTGGTTTAGCACACATTGAAAGTCTATAGTGTCCGATGTTGATTAGTTATCAGCATAGTTTGAAATAATACCTTCCCTGGAAGAAAGAAAGCCTggagtgagtaaatggtgacgaTTTAAAATTTGGGGAGAAAACAATGTCAGTGTGTTAACATCAaatgaaatgcaataataatTGTGAAGCATAATGCATTTTGTGAATTCAGCTGAATGAATTTGACAGCATTTGAATAACTTCAGCTGCAGAGATCATGGATTGATGTGCaactgtttcttttttgtttgttttttttacaataaacattcTCCTTTTTGACGGTTTCTTATTTTGGTTAATAGGTTAAAATCTACATTTCTCTGCAAGTTTTGATATGGATActttattaaatgcaaaatttcttAAGTCCATTTCTGTCATGACCGCTCTCGGAGGGATGGGCATGTTAATGTACattacaatgttaatgtatttggtcttggtggaatagatctgctgCTGCAGAGCAAGTACTGAGAATTGCTACAGCTAATACATCCACAACATACTGCTGCTGTAAATATAACCCTGTGTCTCATCTGGTTGCCCGTTGACGGCTACATTGACCAAAGTTTTATCATCGTGTACCATCAGTCTAACTTcactttaacaaataaaatggaaattaaagaaagcttaataaaatgtttaaatccaataaaatagacaaaaagcattttaaatttaaagtaaaattaaaactaGAAATATAaaagttcattcaaaatgaataaatattttattagtaagTAAATATCTAAAACTGCACAAAATGATATACTAGACATGAACGGTTTCCAAGGTCAttcaaaaaattaattcatttgcCTTTATTATGAAAAAGAGAACATAGTGTTTGAGTCACATTTGCAATTGCTTTCAATGTATTCCGCAGGTTAATGGCCAATATCGAGCGATCGTTTATTAATGGAacaatatatttgcatataaatgttgaataaataaaacaaagggtTTCTACAAGTCCCACCAAGAATCGCAGACATACTGATACTGTACAGTATGGtcgtacaatatttatttatatttttgttaacttGTTACACATCGCGCAACAAAACGCCAAGAGTCTGCAGCCACAACTTAAATGCAAAAGAAGGTAAAAATACTAATCATGTATGTAACTCTACAGAGCTGTCAATTCAGatcttacatatatatacatagtgtatatgtacatatattttacGAAACATGTAAGACTGTGAACCACTGCAGCCTGGTTGATCTCAACAGACTGGCAAAACAATCCGTGGGGACAGAAACCTACACATGCAAATATAAACAGTAAAAATCAACAAGTAAGAAAAGAAAAGGACAGAAAAAGAAAGTGTCATTGAATTTTGACCACAGACCAGCCCTGCAGTAGGAATGCAGTGAgataaacacacattattcttaGAAACCTGCACACAGAAGATTTAAAATCGTTGAGTGTAAATGAAATCCATCTTTTTTTGGGGTGGGCTTGGTTAAAAGCAGCCCCTGACAGATGGCAGGGGTAAAGGGGACTGACCATTACCAAATCTCAGACCTCTCATCAGTTTAAGTTTGTGAAAAGCAAGGGGGGGCAGcagatttttgaatgtttttggtaGTGCGGATACATACAGTACAACTTGGGTAACTTAAATTGTTGCCTGTTTCACGCTCTCTTTTATTCTTTCTATTCTCCATATTCACTCTTTGCTCCATAACAAATGATCTATTCTCCTTTCTTTCTCCTATCGTGGGGGCTCTTGCTCCAAGATCCAACGGCCAATGTGAGGGGGGTCGGGGGGCCTCAGCAGCAGCCTCCAGATGCAGGCTTCACTGGAGTGCTCTGGATCTTCACGTTAGACTTCTCAGAGCCTCCAGCTGTGGCTCCGGGGCCCATTCTCTTCTTGATCTCTGCAGCCATAGTCATGAAGGCCTGCTCCACATTGGTGGCGTTCTTAGCGCTAGTTTCCAAGAAAGGAATGCTAAGGGAATCAGCAAATTCCTAGAGATAAACCAAGCCATTCTTTCCGTTAGAACACTGGAGAAGTGAACAATTGCAAATCTTATGTACTCACACACACTTTGCTCCAAAACCCAGTGAGCtaggttttaatatatatacacatttgttatttataatatatatatatatatatatatatatatatatatatactcattttagtactttaattttatttcagaaaattgcCAAAGCAACCTCTCTTTTTTCATGCAGTTTTTATTTCACTGAACtaattctttttatatatatatatattttcatgcagTTTTTATTTCACTGAActaattcttatatatatatatatatatatatatatatatatatatatatatatatatatatatatatatatatatatatatataaatatataaataaagaattagTTCAGTGAAATaaaaactgcatgaaaaaaaGAGAGGTTGCTTTGGCAATTAACggaaataaaattaaagtactaaaatgagTCAAACTGGAAAAACTAATGTACTGAAATGTAAGGTAATTTTTACTAAAGTGTGTATTCTATATTTTTATGTTCATTGCAGCATTAAGTCATTGGCACATCAACATGATACATCTACTGAATTCAAAAGTATCATATGCACGTTATCACTGCACATGTATGACATTCCAGATCAGTCTGACAGTAACGCACCTCACTGGGCTTTGAGACAGAGACATAATAATAGTGGAAGTTAAATAATATGAAGCAATATTACCTTTGCCGTTGTGTAGTCCAccactttttttgttgttaagtCACACTTGTTGCCAACCAATAACTTGTTAACATTTTCACTGGCATAGCGGTCAATCTCCTGTAGCCACTGTTTAACATTATTGAAGGACTCCTGAGGGCataaaaatgttcaaacaaaTAAAGTAGAGCAGAAATGAGAACCTTTTATTTTAAGGTATTTTCACAGGTGTTTATCGTGAAATTATGACACTCGAGCTCACCTGGTCTGTAACATCATAGACTACGATAATGCCATGTGCTCCTCTGTAGTAACTGGAGGTGATTGTGCGAAACCTCTCCTGCCCTGCTGTATCCCACTGTAAGGAAGAAAGAATCGAATGCAAAAATAGGCtcaaaaaatacaacttttgtaCTACTTCAATAGTAGGACTGGGTACTGACACAGATTTCACAAATAAACTTGATTCTCTTAATGAATGCTGTAAGCTAGGCCTATACAGGGAACCCCTAAATAGacaatttgaaagctgagacttggtttcttatcaaaagtaacaaaCTTTTGTGATTATTTGATCAAGTAGTATTTAGTGCAGTTCTGCTCACACACATTAAAGAATTGATATCTCTTTATCAAAATGGAAATTTAGTACTCAATATTGTTATGTTAACCCAGC
The Carassius auratus strain Wakin chromosome 38, ASM336829v1, whole genome shotgun sequence genome window above contains:
- the rab1ab gene encoding ras-related protein Rab-1A, with product MNPEYDYLFKLLLIGDSGVGKSCLLLRFADDTYTESYISTIGVDFKIRTIELDGKTIKLQIWDTAGQERFRTITSSYYRGAHGIIVVYDVTDQESFNNVKQWLQEIDRYASENVNKLLVGNKCDLTTKKVVDYTTAKEFADSLSIPFLETSAKNATNVEQAFMTMAAEIKKRMGPGATAGGSEKSNVKIQSTPVKPASGGCC
- the cep68 gene encoding centrosomal protein of 68 kDa, translated to MALGVDKALSETSSQMENTSHGRWKTRIPEVIHSRQTRPLGHRAVERTRHTNVQEARDSYKERSGSKKTVTMAPVSRYMPDKSLYIMRKPLISTQWQVPILKNSSTHEDSERISYKADSPKEKDKRLSKQSFRRIPEDTPFYKSTPPLSREDLDTSMSLSDLRLWSCDEDPIFNTSAAKRSLSSPPSASLSLTAPSVPKWTSTPRSTSYPSKSHYTRKVETRPAEMMDRGRDSLLNPGSYSKNCQHGFKHMSPYQANYWACAIPNSMPPSPNRKSPSWDPEKEYQELLDYTYPLRPTMAGTLGSLEVDLLLRTDPLLQDSGIELDHSSTLSCLDLSYTGTRQEQCSPGTAQRSTKFCALNKSHSKSLDGIMSSSLYSSLDQAGLSESLDGDRKPGGHYRKFGIFSTFRPVPTFIRSTHILPRHDSLDELDIEFLRLPERLQELQVLSQQLRDISDQMSQPVITSWESLESEITSVRSPTAQVGKQEPLVEERGVEAKAGSVSEIPLTHEDHLEKAKEPGSTIQMISQDVTRRNLREVEAVMDQLSGLSMSELQRTIQTDQNENETKESLMQHIQAFCSNLKKLIQWLHKVVEKVEVLSPPMVDLESVKASLADYKSFQEDVQAHKPLTADVLQTGEMLLHCMNSASPFLKDTLVLIERQSHTLETHSEYLFSSILSAMDCLTDPRSEEASEAVPENY